The sequence below is a genomic window from Thermus sp. LT1-2-5.
AGAAGGCCATCGCCCTGGGCGTGGCCAAGATCAACACCGACACCGACCTGCGCCTCGCCTTCACCGCCCTCATCCGGGAAACCCTGGGGAAAAACCCCAAGGAGTTTGACCCCAGGAAGTACCTGGGCCCGGCCCGGGAGGCGGTGAAGGAGGTGGTGAAAAGCCGCATAGAGCTCTTCGGCTCCGCGGGCAAGGCCTAGGACCGGGGCTTTGGCGTAGCATGGGTCCATGAACCCCGTGCTCTTCATCCGCGAGAAGCGGGAGGGAGGAAAGCACCAGAAAGAAGACCTAAGGGCTTTCCTTCTCGGTTACCTAAAGGAGGAGGTCCCGGACTACCAGGTGGCCGCCTGGCTCATGGCCGCCTTTCTCCGGGGCCTGGACCGGGAGGAAACCCTTTGGCTCACCGAGACCCTGGCCTACTCGGGCAAGGTCCTGGACCTCTCGGGCCTACCCCACCCCGTGGACAAGCACTCCTCGGGCGGGGTGGGGGACAAGGTGAGCCTGGTGGTGGGGCCCATCCTGGCGGCCAGCGGGTGCACCTTCGCCAAGATGTCCGGCCGGGGCCTGGCCCACACCGGGGGGACCATCGACAAGCTGGAGTCCGTGCCCGGCTGGCGGGGGGAGATGACGGAGGCGGAGTTTTTGGAAAGGGCCCGGCGGGTGGGCCTCGTCATCGCCGCCCAAAGCCCCGAACTCGCCCCCTTAGACGGAAAGCTTTACGCCCTTCGCGACGTCACCGCCACCGTGGAGAGCATCCCCCTCATCGCCAGCTCCATCATGAGCAAAAAGCTCGCTGCTGGGGCGCGGAGCATCGTCTTGGACGTGAAGGTGGGCAAGGGAGCCTTCATGAAGACCCTGGAGGAGGCCCGTCTCCTGGCCAAGACCATGGTGGAGATCGGCCAAGGGGCGGGGAGGCGGGTGAAGGCCCTTCTCACCAGCATGGAGGCCCCCTTAGGCCGGGCGGTGGGGAACGCCATAGAGGTGCGGGAGGCCATTTTGGCCCTTAAGGGGGAAGGCCCGGAGGACCTCTTGGCCGTGGCCTTGCGGCTTGCGGAGGAGGCGCTTCTGCTGGAGGGCTTAGACCCAGGCCTTGCCCGGGAGTCCCTGGAAAGCGGGGCCGCCTTGGAGAAGTTCCGCGCCTTCCTCGAGGCCCAAGGGGGTGACCCCAGGGTGGTGGAGGACTTTTCCCTCCTCCCCTTGGGGGAGGAGCTTCCCCTAAGGAGCGGAGAGGCCGGGGTGGTGCGGGAGGTGGACGCCTACCGGGTGGGCCTGGCGGTGTTGGCCCTGGGGGGTGGGCGGCGCAAGAAGGGCGAGCCCATCGACCCCGGGGTGGGGGTCTACCTTCTCAAGAAGCCCGGGGACCGGGTGGAGCAGGGCGAGGCCCTGGCCCTCCTCTACCACCGGGGCCGGGGGGTGGAGGAGGCCTTGGACCACCTGCGCCAAGCCTTCGTCCTGGGCGAGGCGGCGAGCCCAAGCCCCTTG
It includes:
- a CDS encoding thymidine phosphorylase; this encodes MNPVLFIREKREGGKHQKEDLRAFLLGYLKEEVPDYQVAAWLMAAFLRGLDREETLWLTETLAYSGKVLDLSGLPHPVDKHSSGGVGDKVSLVVGPILAASGCTFAKMSGRGLAHTGGTIDKLESVPGWRGEMTEAEFLERARRVGLVIAAQSPELAPLDGKLYALRDVTATVESIPLIASSIMSKKLAAGARSIVLDVKVGKGAFMKTLEEARLLAKTMVEIGQGAGRRVKALLTSMEAPLGRAVGNAIEVREAILALKGEGPEDLLAVALRLAEEALLLEGLDPGLARESLESGAALEKFRAFLEAQGGDPRVVEDFSLLPLGEELPLRSGEAGVVREVDAYRVGLAVLALGGGRRKKGEPIDPGVGVYLLKKPGDRVEQGEALALLYHRGRGVEEALDHLRQAFVLGEAASPSPLVLEAVG